A genome region from Candidatus Binatia bacterium includes the following:
- a CDS encoding acetyl-CoA carboxylase carboxyltransferase subunit alpha codes for MSNNLIVEREKRLVELEKSIAELRQASAAQPLDMSSEIAALEAKYQELLKEFFGTLSPWEKVHMARHPDRPTSLDYISRFDRFDELHGDRHYRDDPSIVGGFALLRARPVMVIGQQRGRDTKENLRRNFGMPAPEGYRKATRLVRLAARFGVPVVTFVDTKGADPGISSEEHAQSEAIATCLQAFATARVPIVATVIGEGGSGGALALAIADRVLMLEHSTYSVASPEGCAAILWSDASKAEEAAARLKLTADDLRRFGIVDEIVAEPLGGAHRNAQDVVTRTLDAVDSAITRYAALPPERLLDERYRKYRRLGEWQTEGLKPVGSPG; via the coding sequence ATGAGCAATAATCTGATCGTCGAGCGCGAGAAGCGTCTCGTCGAGCTCGAGAAGAGCATCGCCGAACTGCGCCAGGCCTCGGCCGCGCAGCCGCTCGACATGTCGAGCGAGATCGCCGCGCTCGAAGCGAAGTACCAGGAGCTGCTCAAGGAGTTCTTCGGGACGCTCTCGCCGTGGGAGAAGGTGCACATGGCGCGCCATCCCGACCGGCCGACGTCGCTCGACTACATCTCTCGGTTCGACCGGTTCGACGAGCTCCACGGCGACCGTCACTATCGCGACGATCCCTCGATCGTCGGCGGCTTCGCGCTACTGAGAGCGCGCCCGGTTATGGTCATCGGTCAGCAGCGCGGCCGCGATACGAAGGAGAATCTGCGGCGCAATTTCGGCATGCCCGCCCCCGAGGGGTATCGCAAGGCGACGCGGCTGGTGAGGCTCGCCGCTCGGTTCGGCGTGCCGGTCGTGACCTTCGTGGACACAAAGGGCGCCGACCCCGGCATCAGTTCCGAGGAACACGCGCAATCCGAGGCGATAGCAACCTGCCTGCAGGCGTTCGCGACCGCGCGCGTTCCGATCGTCGCGACGGTGATCGGAGAGGGCGGATCCGGCGGCGCGCTGGCCCTCGCGATCGCGGATCGCGTGCTGATGCTCGAGCACAGCACCTACTCGGTTGCGTCGCCCGAGGGCTGCGCGGCGATTCTCTGGTCCGATGCGAGCAAAGCGGAAGAAGCGGCGGCGCGGTTGAAGTTGACAGCCGATGATTTGCGCCGTTTCGGCATCGTGGACGAGATCGTTGCAGAGCCGCTCGGAGGCGCTCACCGCAACGCCCAGGACGTGGTGACGCGCACGCTCGACGCGGTGGACTCGGCGATCACGCGGTACGCGGCGCTCCCGCCCGAGAGACTCTTGGACGAGCGCTACCGCAAGTACCGGCGATTGGGCGAGTGGCAGACCGAGGGTCTGAAGCCCGTAGGCAGCCCCGGTTGA
- the hrcA gene encoding heat-inducible transcriptional repressor HrcA, whose protein sequence is MAEKSGLDKRKAYILATVVYEYIATAEPVGSQSLTQKYNLGISSATVRNEMAELEAGGYLVQPHTSAGRIPSDAGYRTYVDSLMQPEELSEGERRRIRDELGDATRELDEIIEHTTRLLGRLSNNLAFVTKPQQEATLFKHIQLIWLSPHTGVAIVVTSIGVAAQSLFELGAEVQPDDLTRFSNALNARFADRTLRDVGESEIAQAAQKAGVSDDLRNAVVAAVLSARSSEQPTVAAAGAQNLLDQPEFQDLRKLRSILRIVEEQKTLYQIVSDAASADAASVKIGHELGSEELADLSVVTVPYHFGTQAMGMLSILGPRRMPYARLLALAAGTAETLSHRLSDVEEFPLA, encoded by the coding sequence GTGGCAGAGAAGTCAGGCCTGGACAAGCGCAAGGCGTATATCCTCGCGACCGTCGTCTATGAGTACATAGCGACGGCCGAGCCCGTCGGCTCGCAGTCCCTCACGCAGAAGTACAACCTCGGGATCAGCTCGGCGACCGTTCGCAACGAGATGGCCGAGCTCGAGGCCGGGGGGTATCTCGTGCAGCCGCACACGTCCGCCGGGCGGATTCCGTCCGACGCGGGCTACCGCACGTACGTCGATAGCCTGATGCAGCCCGAGGAGTTGAGCGAAGGCGAGCGCCGGCGCATCCGCGACGAGCTCGGCGACGCCACGCGAGAGCTCGACGAGATCATCGAGCATACGACCCGGCTGCTCGGCCGTCTCTCGAACAACTTGGCCTTCGTGACGAAGCCGCAGCAAGAGGCGACGCTCTTCAAGCACATCCAACTGATCTGGCTCTCGCCCCACACCGGCGTCGCAATCGTCGTCACCTCGATCGGCGTCGCGGCGCAGAGTCTCTTCGAGCTCGGTGCCGAGGTGCAGCCCGACGATCTGACGCGGTTCTCGAACGCGCTCAACGCGCGCTTCGCCGATCGCACGCTGCGCGACGTCGGCGAGAGCGAGATCGCGCAAGCGGCACAGAAGGCCGGAGTCTCCGACGACCTGCGCAATGCCGTCGTCGCTGCGGTTCTCTCGGCGCGCTCGAGCGAACAGCCCACCGTGGCGGCCGCCGGCGCGCAGAACCTGCTCGATCAGCCCGAGTTTCAGGATTTGCGAAAACTGCGCTCGATACTGCGCATCGTCGAAGAGCAGAAGACGCTCTACCAGATCGTCTCGGATGCGGCGAGCGCCGACGCCGCGAGCGTGAAGATCGGACACGAGCTCGGCAGCGAGGAGCTCGCAGACCTCTCGGTCGTTACGGTTCCGTACCATTTCGGCACCCAAGCGATGGGGATGCTCTCGATCCTCGGGCCGCGACGGATGCCGTACGCGCGTCTGCTCGCGCTCGCCGCCGGTACCGCGGAGACGTTGAGCCACCGTCTCTCGGACGTCGAGGAGTTCCCGCTAGCCTAG
- the dnaJ gene encoding molecular chaperone DnaJ yields MPTRDYYEVLGVDRGASKDAIKRAYRELARRHHPDVADDKSQAEHHFKEINEAYEVLSDPHKREQYDRFGVVGNGASAGGGDFNFGSGSFGDIFEMFFGNVRAGARPRRAGPERGADLRYDEQITLEEAFHGATKEIVFNRFGDCTTCNGSGAAPGTVVVSCGACGGSGTIRTMRQTPLGQIVTQAPCAQCRGEGHITSHPCEWCGGVGRREVETRLNVTVPAGVDDGSRIKIAGSGEAGTRGGPPGDLYVYLQIAPHGVFKRNGRDTFADAPLSFPQAALGSSIRVPTLGGDAMLTIPPGTQSGTTLRLRGLGMPSVRGSHRGDHHVTVYVVVPTKLSKRQRGVLEEYARAGGDAIEERTFFERVKDAFRPE; encoded by the coding sequence ATGCCGACCCGGGATTACTACGAAGTCCTCGGCGTCGACCGGGGCGCGTCGAAGGATGCGATCAAACGAGCGTATCGAGAGCTCGCGCGCCGGCACCATCCCGACGTCGCGGACGACAAGTCGCAGGCCGAGCATCACTTTAAAGAGATCAACGAAGCGTACGAGGTGCTCTCCGACCCGCACAAGCGCGAGCAGTACGATCGCTTCGGCGTCGTCGGCAACGGCGCGTCGGCGGGCGGCGGCGACTTCAACTTCGGCTCGGGCTCGTTCGGCGACATCTTCGAGATGTTCTTCGGCAACGTGCGCGCCGGCGCGCGGCCGCGGCGCGCCGGACCGGAACGCGGCGCCGACCTTCGCTACGACGAGCAGATTACGCTCGAAGAGGCGTTCCACGGCGCGACAAAAGAGATCGTCTTCAACCGCTTCGGCGACTGCACCACCTGCAACGGAAGCGGTGCCGCGCCCGGAACCGTCGTCGTCTCCTGCGGCGCCTGCGGAGGAAGCGGAACGATACGCACGATGCGGCAGACTCCGCTCGGGCAGATCGTCACGCAGGCTCCCTGCGCTCAGTGCCGCGGCGAGGGGCACATTACGTCGCATCCTTGTGAATGGTGCGGCGGCGTCGGGCGGCGCGAGGTGGAGACGAGATTGAACGTGACCGTTCCCGCCGGCGTTGACGACGGCTCGCGCATCAAGATCGCCGGGAGCGGCGAGGCCGGGACGCGCGGCGGCCCGCCGGGCGACCTCTACGTCTACCTGCAGATCGCGCCGCACGGGGTCTTCAAGCGCAACGGCCGCGACACGTTCGCCGACGCACCGCTGAGCTTTCCGCAGGCGGCGCTCGGTTCGTCGATCCGGGTTCCGACGCTCGGGGGCGACGCGATGCTGACGATTCCGCCCGGAACGCAATCTGGCACGACGCTGCGGTTGCGCGGGCTCGGAATGCCGAGCGTGCGCGGCTCGCATCGCGGCGACCATCACGTGACCGTCTACGTCGTCGTTCCGACGAAACTCAGCAAACGCCAGCGCGGCGTGCTCGAGGAGTACGCGCGCGCCGGCGGCGATGCGATCGAAGAGCGCACGTTCTTCGAGCGCGTGAAGGATGCGTTCCGCCCCGAGTGA
- a CDS encoding rhomboid family intramembrane serine protease, with product MITRFLIVLNLIGYAWEIYVGGPGMLTGFGTDDSGMQRVLAEGALIPQLVLQNGQWWRILTGAFLHGGLIHIGVNMMSLWFLGRFIEFALGSWRMLLVYMVSLVASGLGVVYFSNPLVATVGASGAIFGLFGALFAIGFKLGKPGMELVRSNIGILVINLIITFTVPAISWQAHVAGLLAGFVLTFAMYSPPRRVAPVVVDAHTGRELETEYEDAP from the coding sequence GCGGTCCGGGGATGCTCACCGGATTCGGAACCGACGATAGCGGGATGCAGCGCGTGCTAGCCGAGGGCGCGCTCATTCCGCAGCTCGTGCTCCAGAACGGGCAGTGGTGGCGCATCCTGACCGGCGCATTCTTGCACGGCGGTCTCATCCACATCGGCGTGAACATGATGTCGCTCTGGTTTCTCGGACGCTTCATCGAGTTCGCGCTCGGGTCGTGGCGGATGCTGCTCGTCTACATGGTCTCGCTCGTGGCGTCGGGCCTCGGCGTCGTCTACTTCAGCAATCCTCTCGTCGCGACGGTCGGCGCGAGCGGCGCGATCTTCGGGCTCTTCGGCGCGCTCTTCGCGATCGGGTTCAAACTCGGCAAGCCCGGGATGGAACTCGTACGCTCCAACATCGGCATCTTGGTGATCAATCTGATCATCACGTTCACCGTGCCGGCGATCTCGTGGCAAGCCCACGTCGCCGGGCTGCTCGCCGGCTTCGTGCTGACCTTCGCGATGTACTCGCCGCCGCGCCGCGTCGCACCGGTCGTCGTGGACGCGCACACCGGACGGGAGCTCGAGACAGAGTACGAAGATGCTCCCTAA
- the accD gene encoding acetyl-CoA carboxylase, carboxyltransferase subunit beta yields MPIPEWLATRRNKEVQNSDAALWSKCPKCGEVLYRRDLAANLYVCNRCGHHFRMGAHDRLASILDGEFVELGQDVVAGDPLGWTDKKSYPAKLKGDRERSGLSESVVCGFGTIGGHPVGLGVMDFHFRGGTMGRVTGERITLLLEEARKRKVPCVIFSASGGARMEEGMLALMQMAKTTAAVAAFMEEGNFFAVVLTDPTTGGVSASFAFQADVIVAESKAMIGFAGRRVIEQTIRQRLPDQFQTAEFLLEKGAIDMVVDRRKLKETLIRLLEYVRHEQ; encoded by the coding sequence ATGCCGATTCCCGAGTGGCTGGCGACGCGCCGCAACAAGGAGGTCCAAAACTCCGACGCGGCGTTGTGGAGCAAGTGCCCGAAGTGCGGCGAGGTGCTCTACCGGCGCGACCTGGCGGCGAATCTCTACGTCTGCAATCGGTGCGGTCATCACTTTCGCATGGGAGCCCACGATCGTCTCGCCTCGATTCTCGACGGCGAGTTCGTCGAGCTCGGGCAAGACGTCGTCGCCGGCGATCCGCTCGGTTGGACCGATAAGAAGTCGTATCCGGCGAAGCTGAAGGGCGATCGCGAACGCAGCGGTCTCTCGGAGTCGGTCGTCTGCGGCTTCGGCACGATCGGCGGTCACCCGGTCGGCCTCGGCGTCATGGACTTCCACTTTCGCGGCGGCACGATGGGACGCGTCACCGGCGAGCGGATTACGCTGCTCCTCGAAGAGGCGCGCAAGCGCAAGGTTCCGTGCGTTATCTTCTCGGCTTCGGGCGGCGCGCGCATGGAAGAGGGCATGCTGGCGCTCATGCAGATGGCGAAGACGACCGCGGCCGTCGCGGCGTTCATGGAAGAGGGTAACTTCTTCGCGGTCGTTCTCACCGATCCGACGACCGGCGGCGTCTCCGCATCCTTCGCGTTCCAGGCCGACGTCATCGTCGCCGAATCGAAGGCGATGATCGGCTTCGCCGGGCGGCGCGTGATCGAGCAGACGATACGCCAGCGGCTGCCCGACCAGTTCCAGACGGCCGAGTTCCTATTGGAGAAGGGCGCGATCGACATGGTCGTCGATCGGCGAAAGTTGAAAGAGACGCTCATTCGGCTGCTCGAGTACGTGCGGCATGAGCAATAA
- the acs gene encoding acetate--CoA ligase — MTSSAIEALLEESRRFPPSPEFAAQANAAAGIYEEAERDYLEFWASWARKLEWIEPFGVTLEWNEPFAKWFPDGRLNVSANCLDRHVRDGRGERIAYYYEGEPGDRRTITYRELLDDVCRFANGLRALGIRRGDRVAIYMPMIPELPVAMLACARIGAAHSVIFGGFSPESIVDRVNDAQCAALITADFGWRRGAKVPLKRNCDVAMERTPSIKRCIVARRVGDDVFMHEGRDYWWDEVVAGQPADCEPEAMGAEDLLFLLYTSGTTAKPKGIKHTTGGYLTHAAMSHKLVFDLKEERDVYWCTADIGWVTGHSYIVYGPLANCATSVLYEGTPDFPEKDRFWDIVERYGVTILYTAPTAIRTFMKWGPQYPARHDLSSLRVLGTVGEPINPEAWIWYREWIGGNRVPVVDTWWQTETGGIMIAPLPGVTTLLPGSATKPLPGIAADVVNDRGESVPLGGGGYVVLTRPWPGMLRGIWGDDERYEQTYWSRFPHLYFAGDGGHRDADGNFWFMGRIDDVMNVSGHRISTTEVESALVDHPAVAEAAVCGKLDDVTGQAVYAFVSLKGGETGSPAFADELRDHVGAKLGKFTRPKYVTFTQELPKTRSGKIMRRLLRDIAEGRSLGDTTTLADSSIVKELQERAKVEVTQDE, encoded by the coding sequence ATGACCAGCTCTGCGATCGAGGCGCTGCTCGAGGAGAGCCGCCGTTTTCCGCCGTCGCCGGAGTTCGCCGCTCAAGCGAACGCGGCGGCCGGAATCTACGAGGAGGCCGAACGCGATTACCTCGAGTTCTGGGCGTCGTGGGCGCGCAAGCTCGAATGGATAGAGCCGTTCGGCGTCACGTTGGAGTGGAACGAGCCGTTCGCAAAATGGTTCCCCGACGGCCGGCTCAACGTGTCGGCTAACTGCTTGGATCGCCACGTCCGCGACGGACGCGGCGAGCGCATCGCCTACTACTACGAGGGCGAGCCGGGCGATCGCCGCACGATTACCTATCGCGAGCTGCTCGACGACGTCTGCCGTTTCGCCAACGGGCTGCGCGCGCTCGGCATTCGGCGCGGAGACCGCGTCGCGATCTACATGCCGATGATTCCCGAACTCCCGGTCGCGATGCTCGCCTGCGCGCGCATCGGCGCCGCGCACTCGGTGATCTTCGGCGGCTTCTCGCCGGAGTCGATCGTCGATCGCGTCAACGACGCACAGTGCGCGGCGCTGATCACGGCCGATTTCGGCTGGCGCCGCGGAGCGAAGGTTCCGCTCAAGCGCAACTGCGACGTCGCGATGGAGCGCACGCCGTCGATCAAACGCTGCATCGTCGCGCGCCGCGTCGGCGACGACGTCTTCATGCACGAGGGACGCGACTACTGGTGGGACGAGGTCGTCGCGGGGCAGCCGGCGGACTGCGAGCCGGAGGCGATGGGGGCGGAGGATCTGCTCTTTCTCTTATACACGAGCGGCACGACCGCGAAGCCGAAGGGAATCAAACACACGACCGGCGGCTATCTGACGCACGCGGCGATGAGCCACAAGCTCGTCTTCGATTTAAAAGAAGAGCGCGACGTCTACTGGTGCACCGCCGACATCGGTTGGGTGACGGGCCATTCGTATATTGTCTACGGACCGCTGGCAAACTGCGCGACGAGCGTCCTCTATGAAGGCACGCCCGACTTCCCCGAAAAGGATCGCTTCTGGGATATCGTCGAGCGTTACGGCGTCACGATCCTCTACACCGCTCCGACCGCGATCCGCACGTTCATGAAATGGGGCCCGCAGTACCCCGCGCGTCACGATCTTTCGTCGCTGCGTGTGCTCGGCACCGTCGGCGAGCCGATCAATCCCGAAGCATGGATCTGGTATCGCGAGTGGATCGGCGGCAATCGCGTTCCCGTCGTGGATACGTGGTGGCAGACGGAGACCGGCGGCATCATGATCGCGCCGCTGCCGGGCGTGACGACGCTTCTTCCCGGCAGCGCCACGAAGCCGTTGCCGGGCATCGCGGCCGACGTCGTCAACGATCGCGGAGAATCGGTGCCGCTCGGCGGCGGCGGTTACGTCGTGCTGACGCGCCCGTGGCCGGGCATGTTGCGCGGCATCTGGGGCGACGACGAACGCTACGAGCAGACGTATTGGTCGCGCTTCCCGCATCTCTACTTCGCCGGCGACGGCGGCCATCGCGACGCCGACGGCAACTTCTGGTTCATGGGGCGCATCGACGACGTGATGAACGTCAGCGGTCACCGCATCTCGACGACCGAGGTCGAGAGCGCGCTCGTCGATCACCCGGCCGTCGCCGAAGCCGCGGTCTGCGGCAAGCTCGACGACGTTACCGGCCAGGCCGTCTACGCGTTCGTCTCGCTCAAGGGCGGCGAGACCGGATCGCCCGCGTTTGCCGACGAGCTGCGCGACCACGTCGGCGCGAAGCTCGGCAAGTTCACGCGGCCGAAGTACGTCACGTTCACGCAGGAGCTGCCGAAGACGCGCAGCGGCAAGATCATGCGGCGTCTGCTGCGCGACATCGCCGAAGGGCGCTCGCTCGGCGACACGACGACGCTCGCCGATTCGTCGATCGTCAAGGAGCTGCAAGAGCGCGCGAAGGTCGAGGTCACGCAGGACGAGTAG
- a CDS encoding TlpA disulfide reductase family protein, whose amino-acid sequence MFAALVLAALTAPATGLATIHYDLPPPNFVFPTAHGTTSLSDLRGRVVVIDFWATWCHACTQELREFVRARERFGDAVAIVTISDESPDVAARYLQAAKIALPLVEDIEGAVFRIYSVSAVPVTLVLAPSGDVSYVSVGGLNWDELAGAIERAQAETPPASTPGAGVLQ is encoded by the coding sequence ATGTTCGCTGCACTCGTTCTCGCGGCACTCACCGCGCCCGCAACGGGCCTCGCGACGATCCATTACGATCTGCCGCCGCCGAACTTCGTCTTTCCCACCGCGCACGGCACGACGTCGCTCTCCGACCTTCGCGGTCGAGTCGTCGTCATAGATTTTTGGGCGACGTGGTGCCACGCTTGCACGCAGGAACTGCGGGAGTTCGTCCGCGCGCGCGAGCGTTTCGGCGACGCCGTGGCGATCGTGACGATCTCCGACGAGAGCCCCGACGTCGCCGCGCGGTACTTGCAGGCGGCGAAGATCGCGCTGCCGCTCGTCGAGGATATCGAGGGAGCGGTCTTCCGGATCTACTCGGTCTCGGCCGTTCCGGTCACCCTCGTGCTCGCCCCGAGCGGGGACGTCTCCTACGTCTCCGTCGGGGGGCTGAACTGGGACGAGCTGGCCGGGGCAATCGAGCGAGCCCAAGCTGAGACGCCCCCGGCTAGCACTCCCGGGGCGGGAGTGCTACAGTAG
- a CDS encoding ATP-dependent DNA helicase yields MLPNLEEIFGASGPIARTLDAYEPRDGQLQMAQLVERGMLEGMHTIVEAGTGVGKSLAYLVPAVRSGKKVVLSTGTIALQEQLVQKDIPLVEKALGEPVRVTLLKGRSHYLCRQKLERMRADRLLASSRSMQRVWEWADRTESGDRAELAFVPPADEWEQLDADADECVGEICSQFRDCFFFQKREQAKYADLVVVNHALFFLDLAVGGGLLPPYDVVVLDEAHQCERWATDALTAVLSGATIGRMLRKIRRAYELPSDFDREFEDGVRRLEGALALVPADRYPLAANEDAGPALEVLRLALYRLENWLFANAVAGLKRNADVPGEAERRRDLALRSVLAHEAVIDRAQAGVPETIAWAERGDGDGRFCVNCAPHEVADFLRAALFARAQSVVLTSATLATHRSFEFVRRTLGIDDAQELIAPSPFDYARQARLFIAPAEVNPKSSEFARRAAPLVEECLDRTGGRAFVLFTSYARLREVHALVRDRLAFPMRLQGELPRAHLLEWFRRTPGAVLFGTATFWEGIDIVGDALSCVIIDRLPFPSPSDPLVMARVRALEERGLDGFEHYMIPAATVRLKQGFGRLIRSVSDRGLVALLDGRAASTRYGETILSALPPATRIEHLDDLEAFFAATRPA; encoded by the coding sequence ATGCTCCCTAATCTCGAGGAGATCTTCGGAGCCTCCGGCCCAATCGCGCGAACGCTCGACGCCTACGAGCCGCGCGACGGACAGCTGCAGATGGCGCAGCTCGTCGAGCGCGGCATGCTCGAGGGGATGCACACGATCGTCGAAGCGGGCACCGGCGTCGGCAAGTCGCTTGCGTATCTCGTTCCGGCGGTCCGGAGCGGGAAGAAGGTCGTGCTCTCGACCGGCACGATCGCGCTGCAGGAGCAGCTCGTTCAGAAAGACATCCCGCTCGTCGAAAAGGCCCTCGGCGAGCCGGTTCGCGTCACGCTGCTCAAGGGGCGCTCGCACTATCTATGCCGCCAGAAGCTCGAGCGGATGCGCGCCGATCGTCTGCTCGCGTCGTCGCGCTCGATGCAGCGCGTCTGGGAGTGGGCCGACCGCACCGAGAGCGGAGACCGCGCCGAACTCGCCTTCGTTCCTCCCGCCGACGAATGGGAGCAGCTCGACGCCGATGCCGACGAGTGCGTCGGCGAGATCTGCTCGCAATTTCGCGATTGTTTCTTCTTTCAGAAGCGCGAGCAGGCAAAGTACGCCGATCTCGTCGTCGTCAACCACGCGCTCTTCTTTCTCGACCTCGCCGTCGGCGGCGGGTTGCTCCCGCCGTACGACGTCGTCGTGCTCGACGAGGCGCACCAATGCGAACGATGGGCCACCGACGCGCTGACCGCCGTGCTCTCGGGCGCGACGATCGGACGGATGCTTCGCAAGATCCGCCGCGCCTACGAACTGCCCTCGGATTTCGACCGCGAGTTCGAAGACGGCGTGCGCCGTCTCGAGGGGGCGCTCGCGCTCGTGCCGGCCGATCGCTATCCCCTCGCGGCCAACGAAGACGCGGGGCCGGCGCTCGAGGTGCTGCGACTCGCGCTCTACCGGCTCGAAAACTGGCTCTTCGCCAACGCCGTCGCCGGCCTGAAGAGAAACGCCGACGTCCCCGGCGAGGCCGAACGCCGCCGCGATCTGGCGCTGCGCTCCGTGCTCGCGCACGAGGCGGTGATAGATCGCGCGCAGGCGGGGGTTCCCGAGACGATCGCGTGGGCCGAGCGCGGCGACGGCGACGGCCGCTTCTGCGTGAACTGCGCCCCGCACGAGGTCGCCGATTTTCTGCGCGCGGCGCTCTTCGCGCGCGCGCAGAGCGTCGTGCTGACGAGCGCGACGCTCGCGACGCATCGTTCCTTCGAGTTCGTCCGCCGGACGCTCGGGATAGACGACGCGCAAGAGCTGATCGCCCCGTCGCCCTTCGATTACGCCCGGCAAGCTCGCCTCTTCATCGCTCCCGCCGAGGTCAATCCGAAGTCGTCGGAGTTCGCGCGCCGCGCGGCGCCGCTCGTCGAGGAGTGTCTCGACCGCACCGGCGGCCGCGCCTTCGTCCTCTTTACGTCGTACGCGCGGCTGCGCGAGGTGCACGCGCTCGTGCGCGATCGGCTCGCGTTCCCGATGCGCCTGCAGGGAGAGCTGCCGCGCGCCCATCTCCTCGAATGGTTCCGGCGCACGCCCGGCGCGGTGCTCTTCGGCACGGCGACCTTCTGGGAGGGCATCGACATCGTCGGCGACGCGCTTTCGTGCGTCATCATCGACCGGCTTCCGTTCCCGTCGCCGAGCGATCCGCTCGTGATGGCGCGCGTGCGCGCGCTCGAGGAGCGCGGGCTCGACGGGTTCGAGCACTACATGATTCCGGCCGCGACGGTGCGCCTCAAGCAGGGCTTCGGCCGGCTGATTCGCAGCGTCAGCGATCGCGGTCTCGTCGCGCTCCTCGACGGCCGCGCCGCCTCGACGCGTTACGGCGAGACGATCCTCTCCGCGTTACCGCCGGCCACGCGCATCGAGCATCTCGACGATCTCGAGGCGTTCTTCGCCGCTACTCGTCCTGCGTGA
- a CDS encoding 16S rRNA (uracil(1498)-N(3))-methyltransferase — translation MTARRFFVEGTKEIGSIVEIGGSDAHKIVRVLRLREGDEIEVIDSGATAFSASLENVGTVVRARLAGLVRGEPLRGPIADVAQAVPKGRRMDYVIEKGTELGAGAFLPFYCERSVRRGVGEQQVERWRRLARGAAQQCGRRDVPDVAEPVRFDALLERFAAYDAVLFAWELAAPGSLYERLGAALPTAGRALVVVGPEGGFTHDEAESARRAGAQTISLGRRVLRTDTAAIALLAVIGAFAS, via the coding sequence GTGACCGCCCGCCGTTTCTTCGTCGAAGGCACGAAGGAGATCGGGAGCATCGTTGAGATCGGCGGCAGCGACGCTCACAAGATCGTCCGGGTGCTGCGCCTGCGCGAGGGCGACGAGATCGAAGTGATAGATTCGGGCGCGACCGCGTTCTCGGCATCGCTCGAAAACGTCGGGACCGTCGTGCGCGCGCGGCTCGCCGGGCTCGTTCGCGGCGAACCGCTGCGCGGACCGATCGCCGACGTCGCGCAGGCCGTGCCGAAGGGCCGGCGGATGGATTACGTGATCGAGAAGGGCACGGAACTCGGTGCGGGCGCCTTCCTTCCGTTCTATTGCGAGCGCAGCGTGCGCCGCGGCGTCGGCGAGCAGCAGGTCGAGCGATGGAGGCGTCTGGCGCGCGGCGCCGCGCAACAATGCGGGCGCCGCGACGTTCCGGACGTCGCCGAGCCCGTGCGATTCGACGCGCTGCTCGAGCGATTTGCGGCCTACGACGCGGTGCTTTTCGCGTGGGAACTAGCGGCGCCGGGATCGCTCTACGAGCGTCTTGGAGCCGCACTGCCGACGGCGGGGCGCGCGCTCGTCGTCGTCGGCCCCGAGGGTGGTTTTACCCACGACGAAGCGGAATCGGCTCGGCGTGCCGGGGCGCAGACGATCTCCCTCGGCCGGCGCGTTCTGCGAACCGATACCGCGGCGATCGCGTTGCTGGCGGTGATTGGCGCCTTCGCGTCGTAG
- a CDS encoding polyprenol monophosphomannose synthase: MSLPFSIVIPTYNEAAGIGKLLAALDTAFRTYALDGEVIVVDDNSPDGTGAIVDELSKTLPVRCLHRSGKLGLSSAVIDGWKIARSESVALGAMDADFSHDVAALPKMVAALESGQYGLAVGSRYVEGGGIANWPARRIITSRVACWLARPLTHVKDVTSGYFLVRREALDGVTLDPIGFKIGLEVIAKAHYGRAIEVPYVFTDRVAGTSKLNQREIFNYLKQLSRLYAASLSPQAAKERNG; the protein is encoded by the coding sequence ATGTCACTTCCGTTTTCGATCGTAATTCCGACCTATAACGAGGCCGCGGGCATCGGCAAGTTGCTCGCCGCGCTCGACACTGCGTTTCGCACGTATGCCCTCGACGGTGAGGTGATCGTCGTTGACGACAACTCGCCCGACGGCACCGGCGCGATCGTCGACGAGCTGTCGAAGACGCTGCCCGTTCGCTGCCTACACCGCAGCGGTAAGCTCGGCCTATCGAGCGCGGTGATCGACGGCTGGAAGATCGCTCGCAGCGAGTCGGTCGCGCTCGGTGCGATGGACGCCGATTTCAGCCACGACGTCGCCGCACTGCCGAAGATGGTCGCCGCGCTCGAATCGGGTCAGTACGGACTGGCCGTCGGCAGCCGCTACGTCGAGGGCGGCGGCATCGCGAACTGGCCGGCGCGCCGCATCATCACGTCGCGCGTCGCGTGCTGGCTCGCGCGCCCGCTGACGCACGTCAAGGACGTTACGAGCGGCTACTTCCTCGTGCGGCGCGAGGCGCTCGACGGCGTGACGCTCGATCCGATCGGCTTCAAGATCGGCTTGGAGGTAATTGCGAAGGCGCATTACGGACGGGCGATCGAAGTGCCGTACGTCTTTACCGATCGCGTCGCAGGAACGTCGAAACTCAACCAGCGCGAGATCTTCAACTATCTCAAACAGCTCTCGCGGCTTTACGCCGCGTCGCTCTCCCCGCAGGCGGCGAAGGAGCGTAACGGCTGA